In the Longimicrobium sp. genome, one interval contains:
- a CDS encoding RNA polymerase sigma factor, whose protein sequence is MEDLELIEQAKRGDGGAVRALYQRHARRVYAVVRRLAGDDTLAEDWAQDAWLRAIRALPTFRGDSAFTTWLHRIAVNSALHGRRSRERRSGREAPLEEQSASVRPQGENAVLRLKLERAMEKLPEGMRRVLVLHDVEGYTHEEIAEMLGVNPGTCKSQLFKARARMRLLLSPSSLVPAEGVEACST, encoded by the coding sequence ATGGAAGACCTGGAGCTGATCGAGCAAGCAAAGCGGGGCGACGGCGGGGCGGTGCGGGCGCTCTACCAGCGCCATGCACGCCGCGTGTACGCGGTCGTGCGCCGCCTGGCCGGCGACGACACGCTCGCCGAGGACTGGGCGCAGGACGCCTGGCTGCGCGCCATCCGCGCCCTCCCGACCTTTCGGGGCGACTCGGCGTTCACCACCTGGCTCCACCGGATCGCGGTGAACAGCGCCCTCCACGGGCGCAGGTCCAGGGAGCGGCGCAGCGGGCGAGAGGCGCCGCTCGAAGAACAGTCCGCCTCTGTGAGGCCGCAGGGGGAGAACGCCGTCCTTCGGCTGAAGCTGGAGCGGGCGATGGAGAAGCTCCCGGAAGGGATGCGGCGCGTGCTGGTGCTGCACGACGTGGAAGGGTACACGCACGAAGAGATCGCGGAGATGCTGGGGGTGAACCCCGGCACCTGCAAGAGCCAGCTTTTCAAGGCGCGGGCAAGGATGAGGTTGCTGCTGAGCCCCTCGTCCCTCGTCCCCGCGGAAGGAGTGGAGGCATGCAGCACCTGA
- a CDS encoding sigma-70 family RNA polymerase sigma factor: MAFPIATGAAPAAPDGEAELVERVRQGDGRAFDTLVTRYMHRAFSVAFRVLGQKEDAEDLVQDTFMVVLQRIDSFEPGRAFAPWFFRILVNRGLNARKARALRTVDEIPETASSSGPSPEREAERAELRERLAAALATLPQRQKLVVELFELEGFSGPEIAQIMEISDGTVRWHLHEARKALRQALAPYERSREE, encoded by the coding sequence GTGGCCTTCCCAATCGCCACCGGCGCGGCACCCGCCGCACCGGACGGCGAGGCGGAGCTGGTCGAGCGCGTCCGCCAGGGCGACGGGCGCGCCTTCGACACCCTCGTCACGCGCTACATGCACCGCGCGTTCTCGGTGGCGTTCCGCGTGCTGGGGCAGAAGGAAGACGCCGAGGACCTGGTGCAGGACACCTTCATGGTCGTCCTGCAGCGCATCGACAGCTTCGAGCCGGGGCGGGCATTCGCGCCCTGGTTCTTTCGAATCCTGGTGAACCGCGGGCTCAACGCCCGCAAGGCACGCGCACTCCGCACGGTCGACGAGATCCCGGAGACGGCATCGTCGTCCGGCCCATCGCCCGAGCGCGAGGCGGAGCGCGCGGAGCTTCGCGAGCGCCTCGCCGCCGCCCTGGCCACGCTTCCGCAGCGCCAGAAGCTCGTGGTGGAGCTGTTCGAGCTGGAAGGGTTCAGCGGACCGGAGATCGCGCAGATCATGGAGATATCGGACGGCACCGTGCGCTGGCACCTGCACGAGGCCCGCAAGGCGCTGCGCCAGGCGCTGGCGCCCTACGAACGGAGCAGAGAAGAATGA
- a CDS encoding DMT family transporter gives MSTQPAPEGASILPAPTAASGVRHMALGAFWFSVMAVLVKTAGRNLPSQEIVLVRGVITLVLSIAMVMRAGISPWGARERRGLLVLRGIFGFAALSFFYTSLVHLPLAEANLIQYTNPVFTAVLAAWLLGERMGRREVACVAASLAGVVLVVRPAALLGGAASVVSPHAALIALAGAMCSALAYVTIRRIKGEHPLVIVFYFPLVTVPATLPFALPQWVWPTPLEWLVLAGIGIATQIAQVNMTRGLQLEPAGRATAVAYLQVVFAAVWGVAFFGERLDAWILAGAGLVLASTVVLARGRRAAEGVEAQRELQGLGMRDGG, from the coding sequence ATGTCCACCCAGCCCGCGCCTGAGGGCGCATCGATCCTTCCCGCCCCAACGGCGGCCTCCGGCGTCCGGCACATGGCGCTGGGGGCCTTCTGGTTTTCGGTGATGGCGGTGCTGGTGAAGACGGCCGGGAGGAACCTCCCCAGCCAGGAGATCGTGCTGGTGCGCGGGGTGATAACGCTGGTGCTGAGCATCGCCATGGTCATGCGCGCCGGCATTTCGCCGTGGGGCGCGCGGGAACGGCGCGGGCTGCTGGTGCTGCGCGGGATCTTTGGGTTCGCGGCGCTCTCCTTCTTCTACACCTCGCTGGTGCACCTCCCGCTCGCGGAGGCGAACCTCATCCAGTACACCAACCCCGTCTTCACCGCGGTACTGGCGGCGTGGCTGCTGGGGGAGCGGATGGGGCGGCGGGAGGTGGCGTGCGTGGCGGCGAGCCTGGCCGGGGTGGTGCTTGTGGTGCGCCCCGCCGCGCTGCTGGGCGGCGCCGCATCGGTGGTGAGCCCGCACGCGGCGCTGATCGCGCTGGCCGGGGCGATGTGCAGCGCGCTGGCGTACGTCACCATTCGCCGCATCAAGGGCGAGCACCCGCTGGTGATCGTCTTCTACTTCCCCCTGGTGACCGTTCCCGCCACGCTCCCCTTCGCCCTGCCGCAGTGGGTGTGGCCCACGCCGCTGGAGTGGCTGGTGCTGGCCGGGATCGGGATCGCCACGCAGATCGCGCAGGTCAACATGACGCGCGGCCTTCAGCTGGAGCCCGCGGGCCGCGCGACGGCGGTGGCGTATCTGCAGGTGGTGTTCGCGGCGGTGTGGGGAGTCGCTTTCTTTGGAGAGCGGCTGGATGCCTGGATCCTGGCCGGCGCCGGGCTGGTGCTGGCGAGCACCGTGGTGCTGGCCCGTGGCCGGAGGGCGGCGGAGGGGGTGGAGGCGCAACGTGAACTGCAGGGATTGGGGATGAGGGATGGGGGATGA
- a CDS encoding cytochrome c, with protein sequence MSNVKTAAFGALVLALAGCTDWAMYDVDKAYDAVPQVATMRRSVIPEYQEDPRNPAPGSVPVSSPNGDIPAPYLNSQLDSVAPTLRNPFAGTTRNDVLVRGELVYTRNCTVCHGATGAGDGPVVGGGKFPFAPPVNGGTAVARSDGYIYAIVEAGRGLMPPYGERITHMDRWAVVEYVRALQRRAGATGTAQPNPGGAVAAPPPAQVQGQLPASARDSAAPLNAPAPAAQPQGPR encoded by the coding sequence TTGAGCAACGTTAAGACGGCGGCGTTCGGCGCGCTGGTGCTGGCGCTGGCCGGGTGCACGGACTGGGCGATGTACGACGTGGACAAGGCGTACGACGCCGTGCCGCAGGTCGCCACCATGCGCCGCTCCGTGATTCCGGAGTACCAGGAGGACCCGCGCAACCCGGCCCCCGGCTCGGTGCCCGTGTCCAGCCCCAACGGCGACATCCCGGCGCCGTACCTGAACAGCCAGCTGGACTCGGTGGCGCCCACGCTGCGCAACCCGTTCGCGGGCACCACGCGCAACGACGTGCTGGTTCGCGGCGAGCTGGTCTACACCCGCAACTGCACCGTCTGCCACGGTGCCACCGGCGCCGGCGACGGCCCGGTGGTGGGGGGCGGCAAGTTCCCCTTTGCGCCGCCGGTGAACGGCGGCACGGCGGTGGCCCGCTCGGACGGCTACATCTACGCCATCGTGGAGGCGGGACGCGGGCTGATGCCGCCGTACGGCGAGCGCATCACGCACATGGACCGCTGGGCGGTGGTGGAGTACGTGCGCGCGCTTCAGCGCCGCGCGGGCGCCACGGGCACGGCGCAGCCCAACCCCGGCGGCGCGGTGGCTGCTCCGCCCCCGGCCCAGGTGCAGGGGCAGCTCCCCGCATCGGCGCGCGACTCCGCCGCTCCGCTGAACGCTCCGGCCCCCGCGGCTCAGCCGCAGGGCCCGCGCTGA
- a CDS encoding DUF3341 domain-containing protein: MSKLKTGVLGVFPHLDAACDAIRRLRHEGYEVTTYSPTPRHEIEEALGTQESPVRLFTLTGAFTGTAAGTALATWTSVDWALIVGGKEIIALPAFSVIMFEVTILLGALSTVAGLFLLARLPHIGPPEAPLYHPSFTAGNFGVFAHVPKDRYDQVQAIFTEAGSQEVLVEQR, from the coding sequence ATGAGCAAGCTGAAGACGGGCGTCCTGGGGGTCTTCCCCCACCTGGACGCGGCGTGCGACGCCATCCGCAGGCTGCGGCACGAGGGGTACGAGGTGACCACCTACTCGCCCACGCCGCGCCACGAGATCGAGGAAGCGCTGGGGACGCAGGAGTCGCCGGTGAGGCTCTTCACGCTGACGGGCGCCTTCACCGGCACCGCGGCGGGGACGGCGCTGGCCACCTGGACCTCGGTGGACTGGGCGCTGATCGTGGGCGGCAAGGAGATCATCGCGCTCCCCGCCTTCTCGGTGATCATGTTCGAGGTCACGATCCTGCTGGGGGCGCTCTCCACGGTGGCTGGGCTCTTTCTGCTGGCGCGGCTGCCGCACATCGGCCCTCCGGAGGCGCCGCTCTACCACCCGTCGTTCACGGCGGGGAACTTCGGCGTGTTCGCGCACGTCCCCAAGGACCGCTACGATCAGGTCCAGGCCATCTTTACCGAGGCCGGATCCCAGGAGGTGCTCGTTGAGCAACGTTAA
- the nrfD gene encoding NrfD/PsrC family molybdoenzyme membrane anchor subunit, producing the protein MATVTRSVFHPEVTGYEEVNVTADRMLTPPGKGYLALLGMAVTMVGMMVIAELHNIWYGLGMSGLTNPVGWGVYITTFVFWVGIGHAGTLISAILYLFRAAWRQSVYRFAEAMTVFAVLTAALFPIIHIGRPWFFYWLLPLPSQRQLWPNFRSPLLWDVFAVTTYLTVSSVFFFIGLIPDIAAARDSATNPTRKKVYTLLAMGWRGTDREWRHFTRAYLFLAALATPLVLSVHSVVSWDFAVSIVPGWHTTIFAPYFVAGAILSGVAMVITLMVPVGRIFRLEKFFTPLHYDRLSKLLLLTSCIVGYAYGMEYFMAYYSGELFERDVFYDRVTGDYWWAGWSMITFNAIIPQLIWMKKIRASQNSLFLISIFVNIGMWWERFVIIVPSLAHSYEPWKFMNYHLTWVEAFILLGSFGWFFMWFLLFLRYLPGLSIAEIKEVLPPPMRNPHAGDHAPQVNHTEELGNATPLPTGYSGLEERR; encoded by the coding sequence ATGGCAACCGTGACACGGTCCGTCTTCCACCCTGAAGTCACGGGGTACGAGGAGGTCAACGTCACCGCCGACCGGATGCTCACGCCTCCCGGGAAGGGCTACCTGGCCCTCCTGGGGATGGCGGTGACGATGGTCGGGATGATGGTGATCGCCGAGCTCCACAACATCTGGTACGGCCTGGGGATGAGCGGCCTCACCAACCCGGTGGGGTGGGGCGTGTACATCACCACCTTCGTGTTCTGGGTGGGCATCGGCCACGCGGGAACGCTGATCTCCGCCATCCTGTACCTCTTCCGCGCGGCGTGGCGGCAGTCCGTCTACCGCTTCGCGGAGGCGATGACGGTGTTCGCGGTGCTCACCGCGGCGCTCTTCCCGATCATCCACATCGGGCGCCCCTGGTTCTTCTACTGGCTGCTGCCGCTTCCCAGCCAGCGGCAGCTGTGGCCCAACTTCCGGTCGCCGCTGCTGTGGGACGTGTTCGCCGTCACCACGTACCTCACGGTGTCGTCGGTCTTCTTCTTCATCGGGCTGATCCCGGACATCGCGGCCGCACGCGACTCCGCCACCAACCCGACGCGCAAGAAGGTCTACACCCTGCTGGCGATGGGGTGGCGGGGGACGGACCGCGAGTGGCGCCACTTCACCCGCGCGTACCTCTTCCTGGCCGCGCTGGCCACGCCGCTGGTGCTCTCGGTGCACTCGGTGGTGTCGTGGGACTTCGCCGTATCCATCGTGCCGGGGTGGCACACCACCATCTTCGCCCCGTACTTCGTGGCGGGCGCCATCCTTTCCGGCGTGGCGATGGTGATCACGCTGATGGTGCCGGTGGGGCGCATCTTCCGCCTGGAGAAGTTCTTCACCCCGCTGCACTACGACCGGCTTTCGAAGCTCCTCCTGCTTACCTCGTGCATCGTGGGGTACGCGTACGGGATGGAGTACTTCATGGCGTACTACAGTGGCGAGCTGTTCGAGCGCGACGTCTTCTACGACCGCGTGACGGGTGACTACTGGTGGGCGGGGTGGTCGATGATCACCTTCAACGCCATCATCCCGCAGCTGATCTGGATGAAGAAGATCCGGGCCAGCCAGAACTCCCTCTTCCTCATCTCGATCTTCGTGAACATCGGGATGTGGTGGGAGCGCTTCGTGATCATCGTGCCGTCGCTGGCGCACAGCTACGAGCCGTGGAAGTTCATGAACTACCACCTCACCTGGGTGGAGGCGTTCATCCTCCTGGGGAGCTTCGGGTGGTTCTTCATGTGGTTCCTCCTCTTCCTGCGCTACCTGCCGGGGCTCTCCATCGCGGAGATCAAGGAGGTGCTGCCGCCGCCGATGCGCAATCCGCACGCGGGCGACCACGCGCCGCAGGTGAACCACACGGAAGAGCTGGGCAACGCCACGCCGCTGCCCACCGGGTACTCGGGACTGGAAGAACGCCGATGA
- a CDS encoding molybdopterin dinucleotide binding domain-containing protein translates to MADGMKRRDFLTVVGATGAGMAVAGCGTGAGNQEYLLGSVRPAEDVVPGVPTWYTTTCRECPAGCGLHVETHEGRATKVEGNPNHPVNRGNTCGRGQASVQGLYHPDRHKGPFLRELTVGGQPRDVNWTVAQNEVAEAIRRGGAGGTVLLTGSMGPTMTRLADDFARTVGGRRVEWALLEDAPRDLVFSDADVLVSFGADFLETWGSPVDYAYQYAEMHGYRKGRERAGKFIWVGPHRPLTGINADLWLPAKPGTEVLVAQALAGGANVQQVAQAADIEPAKLQRAVQWWNEGRRKVAMGPGAAVSGPNATALRQAVAGLNGRPAAAPTATSDLRPVQRLIADMNAGRVKVLLIAGDSNPAYTLPGGLGFEAALKKVPTVVSFSPFPNDTSALATHVLPDHHFLEAWDDYVARPGVFELVQPVMRPVFNTKQTGDVLLGIASILGVPAGGATPVGTYFDYLRAAWAGRAPTVDAWRAALKTGGSWGSLPSAAIPSVQGVVTPLPGDRALPGGRAASNVGGEAAAGVGIAPALAGPAAQPAAPAADAAAAPAPVAAAPAPAAPAGPVAYRPVQWEGAADGLHLVAYPSIRFFDGRTGNRPWLLELPDQVTKVPWDSWIEMHPETASRANLEQGTVVKVESPHGSFEVPLYVWPGVRRDTVAIQMGLGQRNAGRYNEGRGVNPMRLLGGQIDPATGAMAPATRVTVTPAGRSLGRWEGLFENGVRIQHDRAVAQAVGWEALKALDAKGEGFIPGSEKVIEELRTSGGFGPVGRTTDPASYPPPSTEYGEYFEGDTRWGMVIDLDRCIGCAACTIACYAENNVPVVGPKEQKRGRDLSWLRIERYFGHGKEEDEAYRDTGTDDTRFLPMLCQHCGSAPCEPVCPVYAAYHTPDGLNGQVYNRCVGTRYCANNCPWKVRVFNWFTYEFAEPLHLQLNPDVTVREKGVMEKCTFCVQRIHEKERQANQENRRVQDGEVVPACVQACPTEVFAFGNYQDPESAVSRIAKTNRSYRSLGELNTKPAIVYLKKVTLEPPSNGSYHQDKPAPFGGDEHTQQGGATSAPQGAH, encoded by the coding sequence ATGGCTGATGGAATGAAGAGGCGCGACTTCCTCACGGTGGTGGGAGCCACCGGCGCGGGGATGGCGGTCGCCGGGTGCGGCACGGGCGCGGGGAACCAGGAGTACCTCCTGGGGTCGGTGCGCCCCGCCGAGGACGTGGTGCCGGGCGTGCCCACGTGGTACACCACCACCTGCCGCGAATGCCCGGCCGGGTGCGGCCTGCACGTGGAGACGCACGAGGGGCGCGCCACCAAGGTGGAGGGAAACCCCAACCACCCCGTGAACCGCGGCAACACCTGCGGGCGCGGGCAGGCTTCGGTGCAGGGGCTCTACCACCCCGACCGGCACAAGGGCCCGTTCCTGCGCGAGCTCACCGTGGGCGGCCAGCCGCGCGACGTGAACTGGACCGTGGCGCAGAACGAGGTGGCCGAGGCAATCCGCCGCGGCGGCGCGGGCGGCACCGTGCTCCTCACCGGCTCGATGGGTCCCACCATGACCCGCCTGGCCGACGACTTCGCGCGCACCGTGGGCGGGCGCCGCGTGGAGTGGGCGCTGCTGGAAGACGCCCCGCGCGACCTGGTGTTCAGCGACGCGGACGTGCTGGTCTCCTTTGGCGCGGACTTCCTGGAGACGTGGGGCTCGCCGGTGGACTACGCGTACCAGTACGCGGAGATGCACGGCTACCGGAAGGGGCGGGAGCGTGCCGGCAAGTTCATCTGGGTGGGGCCGCACCGCCCCCTCACCGGGATCAACGCGGACCTGTGGCTCCCCGCCAAGCCGGGGACCGAGGTGCTGGTGGCGCAGGCGCTGGCCGGCGGCGCCAACGTGCAGCAGGTGGCGCAGGCGGCGGACATCGAGCCCGCCAAGCTGCAGCGCGCCGTGCAGTGGTGGAACGAGGGTCGCCGCAAGGTGGCGATGGGCCCCGGCGCGGCCGTCAGCGGCCCCAACGCCACGGCGCTGCGCCAGGCGGTTGCCGGCCTCAACGGCCGCCCCGCCGCGGCCCCGACCGCCACCTCCGACCTGCGCCCGGTGCAGCGGCTGATCGCCGACATGAACGCGGGGCGGGTGAAGGTGCTGCTGATCGCGGGCGACTCCAACCCGGCGTACACGCTGCCGGGCGGGCTCGGCTTCGAGGCGGCGCTCAAAAAGGTGCCGACCGTCGTCTCCTTCTCGCCCTTCCCCAACGACACGTCGGCGCTGGCCACGCACGTCCTTCCCGACCACCACTTCCTGGAGGCGTGGGACGACTACGTGGCGCGTCCGGGGGTGTTCGAGCTGGTGCAGCCGGTGATGCGCCCGGTGTTCAACACCAAGCAGACCGGCGACGTGCTGCTGGGGATCGCCTCCATCCTGGGCGTCCCCGCGGGCGGCGCGACCCCGGTGGGGACGTACTTCGACTACCTGCGCGCCGCCTGGGCCGGCCGCGCGCCGACCGTGGACGCCTGGCGCGCCGCGCTCAAGACGGGCGGCTCGTGGGGAAGCCTCCCCTCCGCCGCCATCCCGTCCGTGCAGGGCGTGGTGACGCCGCTGCCGGGCGACCGCGCGCTCCCCGGCGGGCGCGCCGCCTCCAACGTGGGTGGTGAGGCCGCTGCGGGCGTGGGGATCGCTCCCGCGCTCGCCGGTCCGGCCGCGCAGCCCGCCGCGCCCGCCGCCGACGCCGCGGCCGCTCCGGCGCCCGTTGCCGCGGCACCGGCACCGGCCGCCCCCGCCGGCCCGGTGGCGTACCGTCCCGTGCAGTGGGAGGGCGCGGCGGACGGGCTGCACCTGGTGGCGTACCCGTCCATCCGCTTCTTCGACGGCCGCACGGGGAACCGCCCCTGGCTGCTGGAGCTGCCGGACCAGGTCACCAAGGTGCCCTGGGACTCGTGGATCGAGATGCACCCCGAGACCGCCTCGCGCGCCAACCTGGAGCAGGGGACGGTCGTAAAGGTGGAGTCGCCGCACGGCTCGTTCGAGGTGCCGCTGTACGTGTGGCCCGGCGTGCGCCGCGACACCGTCGCCATCCAGATGGGGCTGGGGCAGAGGAACGCCGGCCGCTACAACGAGGGGCGCGGCGTCAACCCCATGCGCCTGCTGGGCGGCCAGATCGATCCGGCCACGGGCGCCATGGCCCCGGCCACGCGCGTCACCGTGACCCCGGCCGGCCGCAGCCTCGGCCGCTGGGAAGGGCTGTTCGAGAACGGCGTCCGCATCCAGCACGACCGCGCCGTGGCGCAGGCCGTGGGGTGGGAGGCGCTCAAGGCGCTGGACGCCAAGGGCGAGGGGTTCATCCCCGGCTCCGAGAAGGTGATCGAGGAGCTGCGCACCTCCGGCGGCTTCGGCCCCGTGGGCCGCACCACCGACCCGGCATCGTACCCGCCCCCCAGCACCGAGTACGGCGAGTACTTCGAGGGCGACACGCGGTGGGGGATGGTCATCGACCTGGACCGCTGCATCGGCTGCGCGGCGTGCACCATCGCCTGCTACGCGGAGAACAACGTCCCCGTGGTGGGCCCCAAGGAGCAGAAGCGCGGGCGCGACCTGAGCTGGCTGCGCATCGAGCGCTACTTCGGCCACGGCAAGGAAGAGGACGAGGCGTACCGCGACACGGGTACGGACGACACCCGCTTCCTTCCCATGCTCTGCCAGCACTGCGGCAGCGCCCCGTGCGAGCCGGTGTGCCCCGTGTACGCGGCGTACCACACGCCGGACGGGCTCAACGGCCAGGTGTACAACCGCTGCGTGGGCACGCGCTACTGCGCCAACAACTGCCCCTGGAAGGTGCGCGTCTTCAACTGGTTCACCTACGAGTTCGCGGAGCCGCTGCACCTGCAGCTCAACCCGGACGTCACGGTGCGCGAGAAGGGCGTGATGGAGAAGTGCACCTTTTGCGTGCAGCGCATCCACGAGAAGGAGCGGCAGGCCAACCAGGAGAACCGCCGCGTCCAGGATGGCGAGGTGGTGCCCGCCTGCGTGCAGGCCTGCCCCACCGAGGTGTTCGCCTTCGGCAACTACCAGGACCCGGAGAGCGCGGTCAGCCGCATCGCCAAGACCAACCGCAGCTACCGGTCGCTGGGCGAGCTTAACACCAAGCCCGCCATCGTCTACCTCAAAAAGGTGACGCTGGAGCCGCCGAGCAACGGCAGCTACCACCAAGACAAGCCGGCGCCGTTCGGGGGCGACGAGCACACCCAGCAGGGCGGCGCGACGTCGGCGCCGCAGGGAGCGCACTGA
- a CDS encoding cytochrome c3 family protein, with the protein MNRALSFAGTLLLALGVASCRDYKATEADGPDQPIAFYHSVHAGQNQMPCMYCHYNADRSPAANIPSVQLCVGCHVAGSSSAGAVPAQAALTFPTKQRDSTWNREALKLVDYWKRGEAIPWVRIHDVPDHAHFPHYVHVNAGLQCQTCHGPVQNMKKVYQYSSLRMGWCISCHRGETPLSAAEEAAVRQRSSFVRKVATLRAQGNDVRGQLATYPNQRASTDCTVCHY; encoded by the coding sequence ATGAACAGAGCTCTCTCCTTCGCTGGAACCCTGCTTCTCGCCCTGGGCGTGGCATCGTGCCGCGACTACAAGGCGACCGAGGCCGACGGGCCGGATCAGCCGATCGCGTTCTACCACAGCGTGCACGCCGGGCAGAACCAGATGCCCTGCATGTACTGCCACTACAACGCGGACCGGTCGCCGGCGGCGAACATCCCCAGCGTGCAGCTCTGCGTGGGGTGCCACGTGGCGGGAAGCTCGTCGGCGGGGGCGGTGCCCGCGCAGGCGGCGCTCACCTTCCCCACTAAGCAGCGCGACAGCACCTGGAACCGCGAGGCGCTCAAGCTGGTGGACTACTGGAAGCGCGGCGAGGCGATCCCCTGGGTGCGCATCCACGACGTGCCTGACCATGCGCACTTCCCGCACTACGTGCACGTCAACGCCGGGCTCCAGTGCCAGACGTGCCACGGGCCCGTGCAGAACATGAAGAAAGTCTACCAGTACTCGTCGCTGCGCATGGGGTGGTGCATCTCGTGCCACCGCGGCGAGACGCCGCTCTCGGCCGCCGAAGAGGCCGCCGTGCGCCAGCGCTCGTCGTTCGTGCGCAAGGTCGCCACGCTCCGCGCGCAGGGGAACGACGTGCGCGGCCAGCTCGCGACGTATCCCAACCAGCGGGCCTCCACGGACTGCACCGTATGCCACTATTGA
- a CDS encoding CoA-binding protein: MEDWRSNLLESSADIAQLWRETRRIAVLGIKTEAQSGQPAYYVPEYLQRAGLEIVPVPVYYADATEILGQPVYRKVAEVPGEIDMVNVFRRSQDVGPHVEDILAARPKSVWMQSGIRNEEAARRFAEAGIRVVQDRCAMVEHRRSAR; encoded by the coding sequence ATGGAAGACTGGCGCAGCAACCTGCTGGAGTCGTCAGCCGACATCGCGCAGCTCTGGCGCGAGACGCGGCGCATCGCGGTGCTGGGGATCAAGACGGAGGCGCAGTCGGGGCAGCCCGCCTACTACGTCCCCGAGTACCTGCAGCGCGCCGGACTGGAGATCGTCCCGGTGCCGGTCTACTACGCGGACGCCACCGAGATCCTGGGGCAGCCCGTGTACCGAAAGGTGGCGGAGGTGCCGGGCGAGATCGACATGGTGAACGTCTTTCGCCGCTCCCAGGACGTCGGCCCGCACGTGGAGGACATCCTCGCCGCGCGTCCCAAGTCCGTGTGGATGCAGAGCGGCATCCGCAACGAGGAAGCCGCCCGCCGCTTCGCCGAAGCCGGCATCCGCGTGGTGCAGGACCGCTGCGCCATGGTGGAGCACCGCAGGTCGGCGCGTTAG
- a CDS encoding MBL fold metallo-hydrolase: MPAAAPLQVAPGVHRVSVPLPFPPHEVAAWLLEDDAGHTLVDTGIDTPPARGALRAGADRLGVTPATLRHVVLTHAHIDHYGLAGPVRAWSGARVCMHEREEALIRAFVDDWPAERERAAEEFLAHGVPAEVVPELIAATGRIHAQYEDFRPDDLLAGERGALPGGGGWEWMLTPGHSPGHVSVYHPERRILIAGDHVLPRISPNIGADRYVPDPLSEYLASLARLRDLPVDLVLPSHGEPFAELAARVGDIIAHHHARNDQLLALLDRPRSAYELSLLLFPDLPADTRLHALRETLAHLAYLERAARVVREGENWASGVGGQGW; encoded by the coding sequence GTGCCGGCCGCCGCCCCGCTGCAGGTGGCGCCCGGCGTCCACCGCGTATCCGTTCCGCTCCCCTTTCCGCCGCACGAGGTGGCGGCTTGGCTGCTGGAAGACGACGCGGGGCACACGCTGGTGGACACCGGGATCGACACCCCGCCCGCCCGCGGCGCCCTGCGCGCCGGCGCCGACCGGCTGGGCGTAACCCCGGCCACGCTGCGCCACGTGGTGCTCACCCACGCGCACATCGACCACTACGGGCTGGCGGGTCCGGTGCGCGCCTGGAGCGGCGCCCGCGTGTGCATGCACGAGCGCGAGGAGGCCCTCATCCGCGCCTTCGTGGACGACTGGCCGGCCGAACGGGAACGCGCCGCCGAGGAGTTCCTCGCGCACGGCGTCCCGGCCGAGGTGGTCCCCGAGCTGATCGCCGCCACCGGCCGCATCCACGCGCAGTACGAGGACTTCCGCCCGGACGACCTGCTGGCCGGCGAACGCGGCGCGCTTCCCGGTGGCGGCGGGTGGGAGTGGATGCTGACGCCGGGGCACTCGCCGGGGCACGTGAGCGTCTACCATCCCGAGCGGCGCATCCTGATCGCGGGCGACCACGTCCTGCCGCGCATCTCCCCCAACATCGGCGCGGACCGCTACGTCCCCGATCCGCTCTCGGAGTACCTCGCCTCGCTCGCCCGCCTCCGCGACCTGCCGGTCGATCTCGTCCTCCCCTCGCATGGAGAGCCGTTCGCGGAGCTCGCGGCGCGCGTGGGCGACATCATCGCGCATCACCACGCGCGCAACGATCAACTGCTGGCGCTGCTGGATCGCCCCCGCAGCGCCTACGAGCTCTCGCTCCTCCTCTTTCCCGACCTTCCCGCGGACACGCGCCTGCACGCCCTGCGCGAGACGCTGGCGCACCTGGCGTACCTGGAGCGCGCGGCCCGCGTGGTGCGTGAGGGGGAGAATTGGGCCAGCGGTGTGGGCGGCCAGGGTTGGTGA